A DNA window from Lachancea thermotolerans CBS 6340 chromosome G complete sequence contains the following coding sequences:
- a CDS encoding KLTH0G08888p (some similarities with uniprot|P40463 Saccharomyces cerevisiae YIL135C VHS2 Gene whose overexpression suppresses the synthetic lethality of the hal3 sit4 double mutation) has product MSLRTRVCATPPLFRATLAPAIARNDTPRCARPQRATPRSQRAANALRRGRRSARLRPVLAARAGATGSTSRCTKDCFDRRARNPLAASTCSISTCCSSSSSSSSVIDTHNRAKSLKSSDSFQNPTDPAATRQQRQSLRRDRNPVRQRLSHTQTHSPKTRSSAFPLGVTSMDFDEDTYDTYEDASGELPSPVASERSMIFERNVEEPRAPGAAAAPAASTTSAGSGHDSERAARDSASASGRHALEDLVAPALDASASIVNDQDTDLDNVEMIYSGRPSTLGLDLALGRTRTNSFQNLPALSRAGSTASAISMSSAASAASGASCASCTSNASNATATDRPRVLRFYSYADMLSDENAHSRRPSLTQSTSSSLLRQSPQPSFSNPFSPSNRRNSNSSGLSPGLAAPTLSSRHLPNHLTTCSRSPTLRASTPVGQPTPTATQLPAAGPQARKERNKFHLESSGSDCSTSDEESDQDMATSPNSPTLMQSAANSQPLYNTVTGPRLTRASTQNSFKKARPPYRVRTYSSASSMSPLFHASRASFSNQGAAQNLNDVLYDDSLQTSSVGDVLRKKVSNAGDV; this is encoded by the coding sequence ATGTCGCTTCGTACGCGAGTCTGCGCCACACCGCCGCTCTTTCGTGCGACGCTAGCTCCCGCGATCGCGCGCAACGACAcgccgcgctgcgcgcgcccgcagcGCGCCACGCCACGCTCCCAAAGAGCCGCAAACGCGCTCAGACGTGGCCGCCGCAGCGCACGACTCAGGCCGGTGCTCGCGGCCCGCGCGGGCGCTACGGGCTCGACGTCGCGTTGCACGAAAGACTGTTTCGATCGTCGTGCACGGAACCCCCTAGCAGCCTCCACCTGCTCAATTTCGACCTGCTGCTCCAgtagcagcagcagcagcagcgttATTGACACACACAATAGggcgaaaagcttgaaaagttccGACAGCTTTCAGAACCCCACGGATCCAGCAGCGACCCGCCAGCAACGCCAGAGCCTGCGACGCGACAGAAACCCAGTGCGCCAGCGCTTGTCACACACACAGACACACTCACCCAAGACTCGAAGCAGCGCCTTTCCCCTCGGCGTTACCAGCATGGATTTCGACGAAGACACCTACGACACCTACGAAGACGCCTCGGGCGAGCTGCCCTCGCCCGTGGCCAGCGAGCGGTCGATGATCTTCGAGCGCAACGTGGAAGAGCCACGGGCGCCCGGCGCGGCGGCCGCCCCGGCGGCCAGCACTACGAGTGCGGGCAGCGGGCACGACAgcgagcgcgcggcgcgcgacagcgccagcgccagcggGCGGCACGCGCTCGAGGACCTGGTCGCGCCCGCGCTCGACGCTTCGGCGTCGATCGTCAACGACCAGGACACAGACCTCGACAACGTCGAGATGATATACTCGGGGCGGCCCTCGACGCTGGGGCTCGATCTCGCGCTGGGCCGCACGCGCACCAACTCGTTCCAGAACCTGCCCGCGCTGTCGCGCGCGGGCAGCACTGCGAGCGCGATCAGCATGAGCTCGGCCGCGTCGGCTGCGTCGGGCGCCTCGTGCGCGTCGTGCACGTCCAATGCGTCCAACGCGACCGCTACGGATCGGCCCCGCGTGCTGCGCTTCTACTCCTACGCGGACATGCTATCCGACGAAAACGCGCACTCGCGCCGCCCGTCCCTGACGCAGTCCACGTCGTCCTCGCTGCTCAGACAGTCCCCGCAGCCCTCCTTCTCCAACCCGTTCTCGCCCTCCAACAGGCGCAACTCCAACTCCTCGGGCCTCAGCCCGGGCCTCGCCGCGCCCACCCTGAGCTCCCGCCACTTGCCCAACCACCTCACCACCTGCTCGCGCTCCCCGACGCTGCGCGCGTCCACGCCCGTGGGCCAGCCCACGCCTACAGCCACGCAGCTCCCGGCCGCGGGCCCGCAAGCTCGCAAGGAGCGGAACAAGTTCCACCTGGAAAGCAGCGGCAGCGATTGCTCCACCAGCGACGAGGAGTCCGACCAGGACATGGCCACCTCGCCCAACTCTCCCACCCTAATGCAATCTGCCGCTAATTCGCAGCCCCTCTACAACACTGTCACGGGGCCCCGTCTTACCAGGGCTTCTACGCaaaacagcttcaagaaagcgcGTCCGCCCTACCGCGTGAGGACCTACTCCAGCGCGAGCTCCATGTCGCCGCTGTTCCACGCCAGCAGGGCCTCCTTCTCCAACCAGGGCGCTGCACAGAACCTCAATGACGTCCTCTACGACGACAGTCTACAGACGAGCTCGGTGGGCGATGTGCTACGGAAAAAGGTCAGCAACGCAGGGGACGTTTAA
- the RNH201 gene encoding ribonuclease H2 catalytic subunit RNH201 (similar to uniprot|P53942 Saccharomyces cerevisiae YNL072W RNH201 Ribonuclease H2 catalytic subunit removes RNA primers during Okazaki fragment synthesis cooperates with Rad27p nuclease): MYILTTEKASSSPNFPGLTKAIKRKRSTTMSANCGSYRTPKSPEPLAELPPTVLEAKDSLHSRTFYSEVPQQIRDSGCAVILGVDEAGRGPVLGPMVYGISYCTREYQDEVLKKRYAFDDSKKLTDPVRRDLFQRMYTGEIDQVGYATTCISACDISSGMLRFPPEKNYNLNEQAHDVTIALIRGVLERGVAVEHVYVDTVGPPATYQRKLEGLFPSIKFTVAKKADSLFCVVSVASVVAKVTRDVLIELLRARPDEVLGSGYPSDAKTTAWLRSNRTALFGWPLQTVRFSWQTSQTLLDRNPDAVPIEWEDDYIGKGSQSMAAMFQPAEKAVTLDNWYSVE, from the coding sequence atgtaTATATTAACTACTGAAAAagctagctcatcgccgaACTTTCCAGGGCTCACCAAGGCCATAAAACGCAAGAGATCCACAACAATGAGCGCCAATTGCGGGTCATATCGCACCCCCAAATCACCAGAGCCGCTCGCCGAGCTGCCGCCAACCGTGCTCGAGGCAAAGGACTCGCTGCACAGCCGGACGTTCTACTCTGAAGTGCCACAGCAGATCCGCGACAGCGGGTGCGCGGTAATCCTCGGTGTCGACGAGGCGGGCCGCGGGCCTGTTCTGGGCCCCATGGTCTACGGCATCAGCTACTGCACGCGCGAGTACCAGGACGAGGTGCTGAAAAAGCGCTACGCGTTCGACGACTCGAAAAAACTGACGGACCCGGTGAGACGGGACCTGTTCCAGAGAATGTACACGGGCGAGATCGACCAGGTGGGGTACGCCACGACATGCATCAGCGCGTGCGACATCTCGAGCGGGATGCTGCGGTTCCCGCCCGAGAAGAACTACAACCTGAACGAGCAAGCGCACGACGTGACCATTGCGCTGATCCGCGGCGTGCTGGAGCGCGGCGTGGCCGTCGAGCACGTCTATGTAGACACTGTGGGCCCGCCTGCGACGTACCAGCGCAAGCTGGAGGGCCTGTTCCCCAGCATCAAGTTTACGGTCGCCAAAAAGGCCGATTCTCTGTTCTGCGTCGTGAGCGTGGCCAGTGTCGTGGCCAAGGTGACGAGGGACGTGCTAATAGAGCTGTTGCGCGCGCGCCCCGACGAGGTCCTGGGGTCCGGCTACCCGTCCGACGCAAAGACGACGGCGTGGCTGCGCTCGAACCGGACCGCGCTCTTCGGCTGGCCGCTGCAGACTGTGCGCTTCTCCTGGCAGACATCCCAGACGCTGCTAGACAGAAACCCGGACGCCGTGCCCATCGAGTGGGAGGACGACTACATCGGTAAGGGCTCGCAGTCGATGGCCGCGATGTTTCAGCCCGCTGAGAAGGCTGTAACGCTGGACAACTGGTACAGTGTAGAGTGA
- the FLX1 gene encoding flavin adenine dinucleotide transporter FLX1 (similar to uniprot|P40464 Saccharomyces cerevisiae YIL134W FLX1 Protein required for transport of flavin adenine dinucleotide (FAD) from mitochondria where it is synthesized from riboflavin to the cytosol): MAHEFTPLQREIIAGLSAGTLTTVATHPLDLVKLRLQLLATSHQSHGYTEVIKTIVTDSKANGTFIREAYRGLGVNLVGNSIAWGLYFGLYRFSKDAVYRMWTKDPDSDGQTSFQKDSTMGPLFYLASAALSGIATAVLTNPIWVVKTRIMSTNARAAHGYKTMWDGIRKIYTQEGLTGFWRGLLPSLFGVGQGAIYFTAYDSLKHRYFASRGIHKEQKLDNLENIALTSVSRMVSVSAVYPLQLLKSNLQSFEAVKQQNSYKLWALIRSIYYKDGAKGLYKGLSANLVRALPSTCITFCIYENMRHWL; this comes from the coding sequence ATGGCTCATGAGTTCACGCCCTTGCAAAGAGAGATCATTGCCGGCTTGAGCGCGGGGACCCTGACCACAGTTGCTACGCATCCCCTCGACCTCGTCAAGCTTCGGCTGCAACTCTTGGCAACGTCGCATCAGTCGCACGGTTATACAGAGGTCATCAAAACCATTGTCACGGACTCGAAAGCCAATGGGACCTTTATCCGGGAAGCCTACAGAGGCCTGGGGGTTAACCTGGTAGGAAACTCCATCGCATGGGGCCTGTATTTTGGCCTGTACCGCTTCTCCAAAGATGCAGTCTACCGCATGTGGACCAAGGACCCTGATTCGGACGGCCAGACATCCTTCCAGAAGGACAGTACCATGGGGCCACTATTCTACCTTGCGTCTGCAGCGCTTAGCGGAATTGCCACGGCGGTACTTACGAATCCGATCTGGGTCGTCAAGACCAGGATCATGTCCACCAACGCGCGAGCTGCTCACGGCTACAAGACAATGTGGGACGGTATCCGCAAGATATACACACAAGAAGGGCTCACAGGGTTCTGGAGAGGCCTGCTGCCATCTCTGTTTGGCGTCGGGCAGGGTGCTATATACTTCACGGCGTATGATTCGCTCAAACACCGGTATTTCGCGAGTAGAGGAATCCACAAAGAACAGAAACTGGACAACCTAGAGAATATCGCACTCACATCCGTTAGCAGAATGGTCTCAGTGTCGGCGGTGTATCCCCTGCAGCTACTCAAATCAAACCTGCAAAGTTTCGAAGCTGtaaaacaacaaaattcGTACAAGCTCTGGGCCCTGATAAGGTCGATCTACTACAAAGACGGTGCCAAAGGGCTATACAAGGGACTCTCGGCAAATCTTGTTCGCGCTCTGCCCTCCACATGCATAACGTTTTGCATCTACGAAAACATGAGGCACTGGCTATAA
- the CSM2 gene encoding Csm2p (weakly similar to uniprot|P40465 Saccharomyces cerevisiae YIL132C CSM2 Protein required for accurate chromosome segregation during meiosis), with protein MEPAPALLPNDKVVLWFDSDEECISKMMATFLTVDSAEQSAKTLYFIDAMDRFPIKEFCRLVPPKENAAVYENVRIMASLDMEELSSVVSQVVSSAQMSHSTRLRDPSAPQPQVCVVIRGLDVIFRNTALKDQARAHLLLKDIMLRVRMMANTDPLLLKAVLLFEVQQKPRGINLPGSNDSSQNAPPPSKRPRSDYRSGAPNNLNSIAVYLMKFYADRVI; from the coding sequence ATGGAACCCGCGCCAGCCCTTTTGCCCAATGACAAGGTTGTGCTTTGGTTCGACTCCGACGAGGAATGTATCTCCAAGATGATGGCAACATTTCTCACCGTTGATTCCGCAGAGCAGTCGGCCAAGACGCTGTACTTCATCGATGCGATGGACCGCTTCCCCATTAAGGAGTTCTGCAGGCTAGTTCCCCCTAAGGAGAACGCCGCAGTGTACGAGAACGTGAGAATAATGGCAAGTCTCGACATGGAAGAGCTATCCAGCGTAGTGAGCCAGGTGGTAAGTTCGGCACAAATGTCACACTCTACGCGCCTGCGCGACCCCTCGGCCCCCCAGCCCCAGGTTTGCGTGGTTATCCGCGGACTGGATGTTATTTTCCGCAATACAGCTCTTAAAGACCAGGCCCGTGCTCACTTGCTGCTGAAGGACATAATGCTGCGAGTGCGCATGATGGCTAACACGGACCCACTGTTGCTGAAAGCGGtactgctttttgaagtgcaACAAAAGCCGCGCGGAATAAACCTTCCGGGCTCAAACGACTCGAGCCAAAACGCTCCTCCACCATCCAAGAGGCCTCGCTCTGACTACCGTTCTGGTGCCCCGAACAACCTGAACTCAATCGCTGTCTACTTAATGAAGTTCTATGCAGATCGGGTGATATAA
- the IMP4 gene encoding snoRNA-binding rRNA-processing protein IMP4 (highly similar to uniprot|P53941 Saccharomyces cerevisiae YNL075W IMP4 Component of the SSU processome which is required for pre-18S rRNA processing interacts with Mpp10p member of a superfamily of proteins that contain a sigma(70)-like motif and associate with RNAs): MLRKQARERREYLYRKAQELQDSQLQQKRQLIKHALAQGKPLPKDVAEDEQLQKDFQYDQTIQETIDDEYSATSGLAEPKVIVTTSRDPSTRLSQFAKEIRLLFPSAVRLNRGNYIMPNLVDACKKSGTSDLVVLHEHRGVPTSLTISHFPHGPTAYFTLHNVVLRHDILNAGNQSEVNPHLIFDNFTTPLGQRVVTILKHIFPPGPKKDSPRVITFANRGDFISVRQHVYVRTREGVELAEVGPRFEMRLFELRLGTLDNKEADVEWQLRRFVRTASRKDYL; the protein is encoded by the coding sequence ATGCTCAGGAAACAGGCGCGTGAACGTAGAGAGTACCTGTATCGCAAGGCACAGGAGTTACAAGACTCTCAGTTGCAACAGAAGAGACAGCTCATAAAGCATGCACTTGCGCAAGGTAAGCCCCTGCCCAAGGACGTGGCGGAGGATGAGCAACTGCAAAAAGACTTTCAGTACGACCAGACGATTCAGGAGACCATAGATGACGAATATAGCGCGACTAGTGGGCTAGCAGAGCCCAAAGTGATTGTCACGACATCCAGAGATCCCAGCACAAGGCTCTCACAGTTTGCCAAGGAAATAAGGCTACTCTTCCCATCCGCGGTGCGTTTGAACAGAGGTAACTACATCATGCCCAACCTAGTGGACGCATGCAAAAAGTCCGGCACATCAGACCTTGTTGTTCTCCACGAACACAGAGGTGTCCCCACATCGTTAACAATATCACATTTCCCTCACGGGCCAACGGCTTACTTCACACTGCACAATGTCGTGCTGAGACACGATATTTTGAATGCGGGAAACCAGAGCGAGGTGAACCCGCACTTAATCTTCGACAACTTCACAACGCCGCTGGGTCAGAGGGTAGTAACCATTCTCAAGCACATTTTCCCACCGGGACCCAAGAAGGACTCGCCGCGTGTCATAACATTTGCAAACCGTGGTGACTTTATCAGCGTGAGACAACACGTTTACGTAAGGACCAGGGAAGGCGTGGAGTTGGCAGAGGTTGGGCCAAGATTCGAGATGAGGCTGTTCGAGCTAAGACTGGGCACGCTGGacaacaaagaagctgacGTGGAGTGGCAACTAAGGAGATTTGTTAGAACCGCGAGTCGGAAGGACTATTTATAA
- the MSK1 gene encoding lysine--tRNA ligase MSK1 (similar to uniprot|P32048 Saccharomyces cerevisiae YNL073W MSK1 Mitochondrial lysine-tRNA synthetase required for import of both aminoacylated and deacylated forms of tRNA(Lys) into mitochondria), producing the protein MLRPASPLARSLARGLSTALDFARRNEAIAARARDFYPSLSRVAPATATVAGFVRKYCDLEHDRPDLREVLRARVDSVRVAGKNMCFVDVSSARCSTQLILNYNVMAAHAAPGAAALSRQQFFQHVQDLRPGDHVQACGFPGRSQRERTLSLKCTQLTTLLAPALRALPPRLSDPAKRNQNRVLDYLVNGHDALRVRHSVLSALREFLDARGFLEAETPVLSPKANGAAAEPFTTRTNATNAALQLRVAPELWLKRLVVAGVDRVYELGRVFRNEGVDASHNPEFTTLEFYQTYASMEDLIALAEQLLLHVLERADTARARELKAVLLANGGRFARVEFLPTLQRETGIDFSQLDLADPRALAAALEARGIELDTADRSPQQILNALCARYIEDRHCRGSLPTLIFHHPTVMSPLAKGNPDDDMLTTKRFEVFIGGKEYINAYEEENCPQAQLQKFEAQQQAQEAYGDRESLAIDHAYVDAMKWGMPPIGGFGVGIDRLCMLLTGDTRIERVLSFGTIDDIGKQ; encoded by the coding sequence ATGCTACGTCCCGCGAGCCCCCTCGCACGCAGCCTCGCCCGCGGGCTCTCCACCGCGCTCGACTTCGCGCGCAGAAACGAGGCCATcgcggcgcgcgcccgcgacTTCTACCCGTCGCTGTCGCGCGTCGCGCCAGCGACAGCCACGGTCGCGGGCTTCGTCCGCAAGTACTGCGACCTTGAGCACGACCGGCCGGACCTTCGCGAGGtgctgcgcgcgcgcgtCGACTCCGTGCGCGTCGCGGGCAAAAACATGTGCTTCGTCGACGTCTCCAGCGCGCGCTGCTCCACGCAGCTCATCCTCAACTACAACGTCATGGCCGCGCACGCGGCGCCCGGCGCCGCGGCGCTGTCGCGCCAGCAGTTCTTCCAGCACGTCCAGGACCTGCGTCCCGGCGACCACGTCCAGGCGTGCGGGTTCCCGGGCCGCTCGCAGCGCGAGCGCACGCTCTCGCTCAAGTGCACGCAGCTCACGACGCTGCtggcgcccgcgctgcgcgcgctgcCGCCTCGGCTGTCGGACCCCGCGAAGCGCAACCAGAACCGGGTCCTGGACTACCTGGTCAACGGGCACGACGCGCTGCGCGTGCGCCACAGCGTGCTCTCCGCGCTGCGTGAGTTCCTCGACGCGCGCGGCTTCCTCGAGGCCGAGACCCCGGTTCTGTCGCCCAAGGCCAACGGCGCGGCCGCGGAGCCCTTCACGACGCGCACCAACGCGACCAACGCGGCGCTCCAGCTGCGCGTCGCGCCCGAGCTGTGGCTCAAGCGGCTCGTCGTCGCGGGCGTCGACCGCGTCTACGAGCTCGGCCGCGTCTTCCGCAACGAGGGCGTGGACGCGTCGCACAACCCGGAGTTCACGACCCTCGAGTTCTACCAGACCTACGCGTCCATGGAAGACCTCATCGCGCTCGCCGagcagctcctgctccaCGTGCTCGAGCGCGCCGACAccgcgcgtgcgcgcgaGCTCAAAGCCGTGCTGCTCGCCAACGGCGGCCGCTTCGCCCGCGTCGAGTTCCTGCCGACCCTGCAGCGCGAAACCGGCATCGACTTCTCTCAGCTGGACCTCGCCGAcccgcgcgcgctggcTGCGGCCCTCGAGGCCCGCGGAATCGAGCTCGACACGGCGGACCGCTCTCCACAGCAGATCCTCAACGCGCTGTGCGCGCGTTACATAGAGGATCGCCATTGCCGCGGCTCGCTGCCGACGCTCATCTTCCACCACCCGACCGTGATGTCCCCGCTGGCCAAGGGCAACCCGGACGACGACATGCTGACCACCAAGCGCTTCGAGGTCTTCATCGGGGGCAAGGAATACATTAACGCCTACGAAGAGGAGAACTGCCCGCAGGCGCAGCTACAAAAGTTCGAGGCCCAGCAACAGGCCCAGGAAGCCTACGGCGACAGAGAGTCGTTGGCCATTGACCACGCCTACGTGGACGCCATGAAGTGGGGGATGCCCCCTATAGGCGGCTTTGGCGTCGGCATCGACCGGCTCTGCATGCTGCTCACCGGCGACACGCGCATTGAGCGCGTGCTGAGCTTTGGAACCATTGACGATATAGGCAAGCAATAG
- a CDS encoding 60S ribosomal protein uL13 (highly similar to uniprot|P26784 Saccharomyces cerevisiae YIL133C RPL16A N-terminally acetylated protein component of the large (60S) ribosomal subunit, binds to 5. 8 S rRNA; has similarity to Rpl16Bp, E. coli L13 and rat L13a ribosomal proteins; transcriptionally regulated by Rap1p and to YNL069C uniprot|P26785 Saccharomyces cerevisiae YNL069C RPL16B N-terminally acetylated protein component of the large (60S) ribosomal subunit, binds to 5. 8 S rRNA; has similarity to Rpl16Ap, E. coli L13 and rat L13a ribosomal proteins; transcriptionally regulated by Rap1p), translated as MSSFEPVVVIDGKGHLLGRLASTVAKQLLNGQKIVVVRAESLNISGEFFRNKLKYHDFLRKATAFNKTRGPFHFRAPSRIFYKAVRGMVSHKTARGKAAMERLKVFEGVPPPYDKKKRVVVPQALRVLRLKPGRKYTTVGKLSTSVGWKYEDVVAKLEEKRKVRSAEYYAKKKAFNKKVTAAKAATSESEAAQKLATLGY; from the exons ATGTCTTCTTTCGAGCCAGTTGTTGTTATTGATG GTAAGGGCCACTTGTTGGGTCGTTTGGCCTCGACTGTTGCTAAGCAATTGTTGAACGGTCAAAAGATCGTTGTTGTCAGAGCTGAGTCTTTGAACATCTCTGGTGagttcttcagaaacaaGTTGAAGTACCACGACTTCTTGAGAAAGGCTACCGCCTTCAACAAGACCCGTGGTCCATTCCACTTCAGAGCCCCATCCAGAATCTTCTACAAGGCTGTCCGTGGTATGGTTTCCCACAAGACTGCCCGTGGTAAGGCCGCCATGGAGcgcttgaaggttttcgaGGGTGTTCCACCTCCATacgacaagaagaagagagttGTCGTCCCACAGGCTTTGAGAGTCTTGAGATTGAAGCCAGGCAGAAAGTACACCACTGTCGGTAAGTTGTCTACCTCTGTCGGCTGGAAGTACGAGGACGTCGTCGCCAAGTTggaagagaagagaaaggTCAGATCTGCCGAATACTacgccaagaagaaggctttcAACAAGAAGGTCACTGCCGCCAAGGCCGCCACCTCTGAATCCGAAGCTGCTCAGAAGTTGGCCACTCTCGGTTACTAA
- the LAT1 gene encoding dihydrolipoyllysine-residue acetyltransferase (similar to uniprot|P12695 Saccharomyces cerevisiae YNL071W LAT1 Dihydrolipoamide acetyltransferase component (E2) of pyruvate dehydrogenase complex which catalyzes the oxidative decarboxylation of pyruvate to acetyl-CoA) — protein sequence MSSFIRTVPRIRSAVLRSARLQLRTYASSYPPHTVIGMPALSPTMTQGNIAVWNKQVGDKLEPGEAIAEIETDKAQMDFEFQEDGFLAKILEPAGAKDLPVGKPIAVYVEEEGDVAAFKDFKVEETAPAKSEKPVADAKPAEDNKSAKDDKPAKKPSASKQAASGKPAGDRIFASPLAKNIALQHGVALKSVTGTGPHGRITKSDVEEFLSKSPAASAGGSAAAGTAAAAAAPAGPGAQYEDIPISNMRKIIGDRLLESTSGTPAYIVSSQISVSKLLKLRQSLNASGKDQYKLSVNDMLIKAVTVAAQRVPDANAYWLANEGVIRKFKNVDVSVAVATPNGLLTPIVKNAHAKGLVSISSEIKELGKRAKINKLKPEEFQGGTICISNLGMNNAVSMFTSIINPPQSTILAIGTVQRVPVEDAGAEYGFIFEDKINITGTFDHRTIDGARAGDFMRELKKVVENPLEMLL from the coding sequence ATGTCCAGTTTCATTCGCACAGTACCCCGGATTAGAAGCGCAGTGCTGCGCAGCGCAAGACTGCAGCTGCGGACGTACGCGTCGTCGTACCCACCACACACAGTGATCGGGATGCCTGCGCTGTCGCCCACGATGACGCAGGGCAACATCGCGGTGTGGAACAAGCAGGTGGGCGACAAGCTGGAACCCGGCGAGGCCATCGCGGAAATCGAGACCGACAAGGCGCAGATGGACTTCGAGTTCCAGGAAGACGGGTTCCTGGCCAAGATCCTGGAGCCTGCGGGCGCCAAGGACCTACCCGTGGGCAAGCCCATCGCCGTGTACGTGGAGGAGGAGGGCGACGTGGCCGCGttcaaggacttcaagGTCGAGGAGACCGCGCCCGCCAAGAGCGAGAAGCCTGTCGCGGACGCCAAGCCTGCTGAGGACAATAAGTCCGCCAAGGATGACAAGCCCGCCAAGAAGCCTAGCGCCTCGAAGCAGGCCGCCTCGGGCAAGCCTGCCGGCGACCGCATCTTCGCGTCGCCACTGGCCAAGAACATCGCGCTGCAGCACGGTGTCGCGCTCAAGTCCGTCACGGGCACCGGTCCCCACGGCAGAATCACCAAATCCGACGTCGAGGAGTTCCTGAGCAAGTCTCCAGCGGCCTCTGCAGGTGGCTCGGCCGCCGCGGGCACTGCggccgctgctgccgcgCCAGCGGGCCCTGGCGCTCAGTACGAGGACATCCCTATCTCCAACATGAGAAAGATCATTGGCGACCGTCTGCTCGAGTCCACTTCCGGCACCCCCGCCTACATCGTGTCCTCGCAGATCTCAGTCTCCAAGCTGCTAAAGCTCAGACAGTCGCTCAACGCCTCTGGCAAGGACCAGTACAAGCTCTCTGTCAACGACATGCTGATCAAGGCTGTCACCGTGGCTGCACAAAGAGTGCCTGACGCCAACGCCTACTGGCTGGCCAACGAGGGCGTGATCCgcaagttcaagaacgtcGATGTCTCCGTCGCTGTCGCTACGCCCAACGGCCTCCTGACCCCTATTGTCAAGAACGCCCACGCCAAGGGCCTCGTCTCCATCTCTTCTGAGATCAAGGAGCTCGGCAAGCGtgccaagatcaacaagTTGAAGCCTGAGGAGTTCCAGGGCGGTACCATCTGCATTTCCAACCTGGGTATGAACAACGCCGTTTCCATGTTCACCTCCATCATCAACCCACCCCAGTCTACCATTCTGGCCATTGGCACCGTGCAGAGAGTTCCTGTGGAGGACGCTGGCGCTGAATACggcttcatcttcgaagacAAGATCAACATCACCGGTACCTTTGACCACAGAACCATCGacggcgcccgcgctggCGACTTCATGAGGGAACTCAAGAAGGTGGTCGAGAACCCTCTCGAGATGCTGCTATAA